The window CGCATTATCGCGGCGTCTTTGTGAACCTCGAGAACGCGAACGCCGCCAAAGACTGGGTGCTGCCCATGCCGGCGACGTTCGTCATCGCGCCCGACTCCACCATCGTCTGGTCGCGCATCGACGCGGACTTCACCCACCGCCCTGAACCGCAGGAATTGCTCCGGATCGTCCGCGTGCTCAAGGGCTTCTAGGCCTTCCGTGGGGCTCGACCGGACTCCGCTCAGCCTCTCCCGCGGAACTGGATGATCCTGCGGCGATCGCGCTTGGATGGTCTGCCTGCGGGTAACTCTTCGAACTGCTTCATCGCCTTGCGCTCTGCGGCCACTTTCAGCCGCAGCTCCCGGCTGGCTTCGGTCTCGCGGTACAGCGTTTGCGCCGTCGCAGCCGGCCCGCGTACCTCGCTGAGTCCAAGGACTTCCACATGAAAATCGCCAGCGGGGCTGGTGATCCCCAGCATGTCTCCCACGCGGACCTCGCGGGCGGGCTTGGCGAGCTGTCCGTTGGACTGGATCCGTCCCAGGTCACAGGCTTTCCCGGCCAACGACCGCGTCTTGAAGAATCGAGCTGCCCAAAGCCACTTGTCGATGCGTACGGAGGTCATGGTCTGGGCGGTCGGCTATTTGGGGGCGTCTTGAGGGCCGCCGGCGTTCTGCTCGCAGGCATTGCGCCGGTTGCTCAGCAGGCCCATCAGGATCAGTGAGGCCATCGCCACAGTGAAGATGACGGACTCCACCCAGTTCCGCGCCGGATTCCCTTTCAGCAGGAAAGCGGCAGAAATGAGCAGGACTGCCCAAAACACCGACCACAGGATCAGCGAGGTGGTGCGCTTGTTCACGCTAGGGTTCATGGTTGGTATCGTAGCAGAGCGAGGGCGAGCGGGATTCCCTCACGCCTGCTGATCGCCTTAACTTGCCAACCACCAGCTATTTACGCGATAATCAATGTTTACGCCCATCCTCGGGGACCTCTCTGGGAACAAGCTGAAAGGAAATACCTCTGTGTTAATGATCCGTATGGCGCGCTTTGGTGCGCGCAAGCAGCCTTACTACCGCGTAGTGGTCATCGACAAGGAGCGCGCCCGCAATGGACGCTCCGTCGAAGTGGTGGGGACCTACAACCCGCGCACCAGCCCGGCCAGCTTCGAAGTGAAGCGTGACCGCATCGAGTACTGGCGTTCCAAGGGCGCGCAGCTTTCCCCCACCCTCACCCGCCTGCTCGAAAAAGCGCCAGCGAACGCTCCCGCGGCGGCATAATAGGCCTAGCGTAAGATCGCAAGACTTACGATCGTAAGACAAGGCATAGGCC of the Acidobacteriota bacterium genome contains:
- a CDS encoding RNA-binding S4 domain-containing protein, translated to MTSVRIDKWLWAARFFKTRSLAGKACDLGRIQSNGQLAKPAREVRVGDMLGITSPAGDFHVEVLGLSEVRGPAATAQTLYRETEASRELRLKVAAERKAMKQFEELPAGRPSKRDRRRIIQFRGRG
- the rpsP gene encoding 30S ribosomal protein S16 yields the protein MIRMARFGARKQPYYRVVVIDKERARNGRSVEVVGTYNPRTSPASFEVKRDRIEYWRSKGAQLSPTLTRLLEKAPANAPAAA